Genomic DNA from Methanosarcina sp. MTP4:
TTGCTCAAGAATTCATACGCGGTTGCGGGGGATAGTGCGTATTTGCGGTGTTTCAATCCTTGTTTTAGTGGATCTTGCTCAAGAATCTGAATCCGGCATACCGTCTACAAAATGGACCGATGGTTTCAATCCTTGTTTTAGTGGATCTTGCTCAAGAATCTGCCGTCTGGCATGGTTTCCACGTGCTCGAAATCTTGTTTCAATCCTTGTTTTAGTGGATCTTGCTCAAGAATGGGGGTGTGTTGTTCGGGGTCATGTCGTATCCTGAAGTTTCAATCCTTGTTTTAGTGGATCTTGCTCAAGAATTACAGCAGCACCTACGCCTGCGGCGATTACACCGGCAGGCCCAAATTTAGTTTCAATCCTTGTTTTAGTGGATCTTGCTCAAGAATCGGTCGGGAAGCCTGCCCCAAACTTGATTTTTTGGGTTTCAATCCTTGTTTTAGTGGATCTTGCTCAAGAATCTCTCCGTTTCCCGTCCCCGCTTAATAGCTGCTGGAGTTTCAATCCTTGTTTTAGTGGATCTTGCTCAAGAATGTTCTCAGTGCGTTTGTCACGGGATAACCTGATTCTGTTTCAATCCTTGTTTTAGTGGATCTTGCTCAAGAATTCTTACTGTATACTCTACTATGCAACCTAAACTAGTTTCAATCCTTGTTTTAGTGGATCTTGCTCAAGAATTTATACATACATATACATATACATATACAATACTTACTCTCTAGTTTCAATCCTTGTTTTAGTGGATCTTGCTCAAGAATGATCTCCCTGCAGTCTTCCAAAAATTGCAGGATTTTGTTTCAATCCTTGTTTTAGTGGATCTTGCTCAAGAATACGTGGACCTCGGGGCCACATATTCAAATCCAACTAGTTTCAATCCTTGTTTTAGTGGATCTTGCTCAAGAATTCAGCCCCCTACCCTGCAGTCGTGGAATGAGAGTGTGTTTCAATCCTTGTTTTAGTGGATCTTGCTCAAGAATCTGAATAAAATCTGTGATACTTTTCACGATGAATGTTTCAATCCTTGTTTTAGTGGATCTTGCTCAAGAATTTAGCCCCTTTTGAGTACCCGAAGCCGCCGACTGCGTTTCAATCCTTGTTTTAGTGGATCTTGCTCAAGAATCTCAGCCGACTACGCCACCACACCAGTACAATACAGGTTTCAATCCTTGTTTTAGTGGATCTTGCTCAAGAATAGGATATTTGACCAATAGTTCACCCTCCAATATTTTGTTTCAATCCTTGTTTTAGTGGATCTTGCTCAAGAATCCGTTTTCGAAGTTTTATATGAACCGTGGTATAAAGTTTCAATCCTTGTTTTAGTGGATCTTGCTCAAGAATTCATTGATTTTTGGGTCCGTGTCCGGTTGCCATGCTGTTTCAATCCTTGTTTTAGTGGATCTTGCTCAAGAATCCGGGATCATTGACAGAATAGACTGTGGAGTATATGTTTCAATCCTTGTTTTAGTGGATCTTGCTCAAGAATTTTTATAATCCTGATATTTCCGGAAAATTGAAGGCTGTTTCAATCCTTGTTTTAGTGGATCTTGCTCAAGAATACGCATCCGAATGGACCGACGTGGCCACCAAGTGGAGTTTCAATCCTTGTTTTAGTGGATCTTGCTCAAGAATCCTATTGAAATATGTCTCAGGCAGGGACACACAGAACGTTTCAATCCTTGTTTTAGTGGATCTTGCTCAAGAATACCAACATCCGGAAGAATGGCATAACCCGGATTTCAAGTTTCAATCCTTGTTTTAGTGGATCTTGCTCAAGAATATCACAAATGGGTTAAACTATGAATCTCTCAAAAGAGTTTCAATCCTTGTTTTAGTGGATCTTGCTCAAGAATTGTATGAATTTATGAGAGAAAAAGGGGAATTTTGACGTTTCAATCCTTGTTTTAGTGGATCTTGCTCAAGAATATTTCGGGTCGATGGTCCTGAAAGTAGGCGGGACAAGTTTCAATCCTTGTTTTAGTGGATCTTGCTCAAGAATAAATCGTTATTATTTCCCGTGGGAAAATAGACCCTCTATGTTTCAATCCTTGTTTTAGTGGATCTTGCTCAAGAATGGCCAAAATCCCTAAATGCCTACTCCCGGAAGTGATCGTTTCAATCCTTGTTTTAGTGGATCTTGCTCAAGAATATAGATAGCTCGGGCAACGGAAACAACGGGACGAGTTTCAATCCTTGTTTTAGTGGATCTTGCTCAAGAATGCCTTTGTCCCGTCCGATGTGTATATACCATTCCGGGTTTCAATCCTTGTTTTAGTGGATCTTGCTCAAGAATAAAAGGCACTCATGCTGCAGGGGACCGGATCAAACGGGTTTCAATCCTTGTTTTAGTGGATCTTGCTCAAGAATACCGCGAATTTTTGCCTGTTTTTAGCCAAAGGAGGCCTGAAAAGGGTCCTTTTTTAGAGCTAAATTTCTTGATGGTAATTTATCAAACCCTTTATATAGACAAGAAAATCCGGGTTTTTGATTGTTTGAAAAACTTTAATTATATCTGAGTAACTTTCTATTAAATTTTCGTATATAAAACTGTTTTGCAAGAATAAAACAGGGGTGCTTTTAAGGCCTCAGTATTCCGCAATAAATATTACCAACCTCCCCCATTATCCGCCTCATAACACCCAACCCAAAATCCCCCAAAAAAGGAATAAAAAATGATAATCCTCGACCACCCCTACGTCTCCGAATTTTTAATGGATACCGTTGCCGAAATGCAGGTCCCTGTTTTGAAAAACGAAATGTCAGCCGGAATAAGCACGGAAAATGCAGGAAAAAAGTTCAGGCTCCTTGAGGAAGCCGAATTTATCGAAAGCGTAAAAGAGCAGGGCATCTGCCCGCTTTATTCCAATTCCGAAAACTCCATTGACTGGATAGCTGAAAACCTGGCTTTTACGGGGCTTCCGGAGAAGATTGAGTTTTTCAAGAACAAGGTAAGGTTCAGGGAACTGCTCGAAAGAATTTATCCAGAGTTCCGCTTCCAGGCTGTGGACTTTGACAGGCTCGACGAGCTCCGGGTTGAGGAGATAAAAAAGCCCTTCATCATAAAGCCCGCAGTCGGGTTTTTCAGCCTCGGGGTGCATAAGGTCTCAAGCGATCAGGAATGGGCTTCCGTCCTGCAGAGCATAAAGGCAGAGGTGGAAGAGATAAGAGACCTCTATCCGGTGCAGGTCCTCAATGTGGGGCAGTTCATTATCGAGGAGTGCATCGAAGGCGAGGAATTTGCGGTTGACGCCTATTATTCAGGCGAAGGAAAGCCTGTTATCCTCAATATCTTCAAGCACATCTTTTCTTCGGAAAGCGACGTCAGCGACAGGGTCTACTTTACTTCGAAAGAGGTGATCGAAACTTACCGGGAAGCTGTTGAAGACCTTTTGAAGGAAATTGGGAAGCTGGCAGACCTGAGGTATTTCCCCCTGCACATCGAACTAAGGATTGGAGAAGACCGCCGGATCCAGCCAATCGAGCTTAACCCCATGCGTTTTGCGGGCTGGTGCACCACGGACATCGCGCACTTCGCCTACGGAATAAACACCTACAGGTACTTCCTGGAACAGCTTGAGCCCGACTGGGAGAAGATTCTCGAAGGCAGGGAAGGGAAAAACTACTGCCTGATCGTGCTGGACAAACCGGCTGGCCTTGATTTGAAGGACGTGAAAGCCTTCGATTACGAAAAGCTGCTTTCCGATTTCGAAAAGCCCCTGGAGCTCAGGAAAGTCGATTATGGGAAATTCGGTTTCTTCGGGTTCCTCTTTGCGGAAAACCGTGCGGAGAAATGGGGAGAGATCGAGAGGATTCTGAACTCGGATTTGAGGGAATATATCCGGAAATGAATGAAATGAATGAAATGAATGAAATGAATGAAATGAATGGAATGAATGAAATAACTGGGGCCGAAATCCCCCTTAAAAACTACTTTTTTCTTTTTTTCAGGTCTGTAGAAATCCTGTCATATTGCTTGAAACAGCCCTGATTTTTTATGATAGGGTTTAATGCTGATCCAGATTCGGGGGATTTTTCCGCTTCGTATCGATAACAAGGGCTCTCACCGTTTGCGAAGCAAACGGCCTTTCCCGAAATTTTTGAAAAGAAGTGATTGCACAATAAACTACCATTATTTGCTGTAATTATTTGCTGTAACTATTTGCTGTAATTATTAGCTGGCATAATTAACTGGCATCATTAGCTGGCATTATTAGCTGTAATTATTTGCTGTAATTATTTGCTGTAATTATTAGCTGGCATCATTAGCTTCGATTATTGAATGGCGTTATTAGCTCCTTCTTTTATTCGACTCACATTACGCAAATATTCTGATATTAAAATTGTCCGGACATCCTTTTTGAAAACTTAACAATTATTTTTAGTAATTTAATTATACTTCCTGGAAAAGCCGGTCGTCTTCGACGACCGGTGAGAGCGTCGGTACCTATAAAGCAGATCGAAACTTTTTTCCTTTCTTTCTTTCCCTCTTTAAACCGATCCTATTTTTTCAAAATCAGAACCTCTTTTCCTTAACTTTGTTTCAAAAATTATATCCTTCTTCCAACGTGAGATTAATTCTGATTTAAAATATAAAACCACTGGATAAAAATATCCAGAAAAGGGGAGATAAAATGATGAGGTTAAAAGGTCAAACTGCCCTAATAACCGGCGGGGGGAGAGGTATCGGAAGGGCTGTAGCCCTTGAGCTGGCAAAGGAGGGGGCAAACATTGTCGTTACTGCCAGGCACGAGAGTGAAATCCGGGAAACAGTCCGGATGGTGAAGCAGGCCGGAGTTAAAGCAATGGCTGTCCAGGCCGATATCAGAAATGAGGAGGACGTCTGGAATCTGGTCTCAAAGACCATAGAAAAGTGCGGAAGGCTCGATATCCTTGTGAACAATGCGGGGATAGCTCACAGGAAAGCTATTGAGGAAACCTCCATTGAAGAATACGAAGAGATAATGGACACAAACGTGAAGGGGCTTTTCCTTTGCACCAAGCACGCAATCCCCCACATATCAAAGAGCAGGAACGGGAAGATCATCAATATCTCGTCCGGTGCGGGGCAGCACGGGATCTCAGAGCTTTCGGTTTACAGCGCCTCTAAGTTTGCGGTAAACGGCTTCACGGAAGCTCTGGCTTCGGAACTAAGCGGGAGGGCTATGGTCTACTGCGTCTGCCCGGGTGCGGTGGACACTGAGATGTACAGGTCCATGTTTATGGACATCCCGGTACTCAAACCGGAACACGTTGCAGAAAAGGTCCTGAAGCTTTCCCTGCCGGAATCGAATGTGCTCTCGGGGTCCGTAATCGAGGTATATGCGCCGCCGATTCCGCAGCTATAAAGTGAATGTACACACATTCCCTACATTCCCCACATTCCCCACATCAAACTTTTTTTTATTTGCCACAAAAACCTGAGTAAACCAGGAATCTTTTAATTGAACGTTAATGGAAAACGAAGTACTCTTTTTAATCAGCCTTTTTAATCAGCTTCGATTTCTCGGATTAGAAACTCTATTCAGAAACCCTGTTTCCAAAAGCATTTGACTCCTGCACCCCAGTTTTCAAAGAAGAATGATCGAAAAAAAGGGGGACATGTATGCGCCTTGAAGGCCAAACAGCAATCGTTACGGGGGGAGGCAGAGGTATCGGAAGAGCCATCTGCCTGGCGCTTGCAAGAGAAGGAGCAAATGTTGTAATTGCGGCAAGGACCTGGAGGGAAATTCAGGTAGCTGAAAGGCTGGTTGAAAGAGTCGGGAGTTCGAGCAGGGCCCTTGCTATAAGGACTGATGTGCGGGATGAAGCCGATGTCCTGCACCTTATCGAAAAAACCATAGAAGTTTTTGGAAGGCTGGACATTCTTGTGAACAATGCGGGAGTTGCTTACAGGAAGTTTCTTGCGGATACTTCTCCCGAAGAATACGAAGAGATAATGGATACGAACGTGAAGGGCATATTTCTCTGCACTAAATACGCTCTTCCCCACCTGCTGAAAAGGGGGAACGGCAGGATCATAAACATTGCTTCAGCGGAAGGAAAACACGGGGTTCCGAAGCTCTCCGTGTACGGAGCCTCAAAATTCGCGGTAATCGGACTCACCGAAGCCCTGGCTTATGAAGTAGGGGGAGGGCTGCAAGTGTATGCGGTTTGCCCGGCCGGGGTGGATACGGAGATGTACAGCTCCATGTTCATGGTCGAACCGGCTCTAAAACCGAACAATGTGGCGAAACAGGTCACTGAACTCTGCCTGCCTGGAACGGAAATTCCATCGGGGTCTACTATAGAGGTCTGCAAGAGTCCTGTCCGGCTGGTCTGAGGGACCTAGCCTGAGGAAGTTTGGCTTGTCTAAGGAGCTTAGGCTGACCTGGGGAGGCAGGGCTGCCCTGAACCTGCTTCTAAACTGAACCGGGATTTAAAGTAAAAACCGGGGATAGGGCAACAAATAGTTGGGAAAGCCTTTATCCTTGTCAATGACGGGATAGCCATAAGCTTCACAATACGAGCGGTAATCTGGTTCTGTAAAAACAGGGAAGCAACAGGGAAGCTGGAAAAATAGTTGCTGCCGTTACCTTAGCAATTTTTTATAATCAAAGACAGACAGACAGAGGAGTTGCAGAAAAAAAATAGGAAGAGAGGGGATGCGAGCGTCTTGCTTGAAACCCCTGCTCATTTTCCCAGGTCTATTAAAACTGGCATGACGTTCAGGATAAGGAAGCGTTGGGCCTGCTTGGGATGAAAGAACAGGAATAAAGGGGCGAAAAAAAGGTATAGTGAGAAGCGAGAAAAAACGTAAACTCATCTAATAAAAACCTTTCGATCTTAAACCGGGCTAAACTCGGGGGTACTTTCTGAGATAATTAAAGAATAAATACAAAATATGTGATGAATTTTTGTGAATTCGGTCCAAATGAGGAGGGGGAGACCAGATTTAAAATATATACAAAAGCTGGAAGTATATAAAAAATATAGGGCATATAGACATATGATGAGTATTAGGAGACGATATCTATACGAAAAGGATAAAATATAATGAAATCTCAGGAAACCCATAAAAGACCCTATATATATAAAAAAATCTTTATCGCTATAATATTTATAAGATCAATTGAACAAAATTTGAAACATTTCACAAAGTCTACAAAGATTCAGTGTTCCTGATCATCATGAAATCCTGGAAAACATAAAGTTCTGGAGAAAAGAAAAAAATGGACTTACTTGTCATTGCACTCATCCTCGCCGGCCTGTACATGGCCTGGAACATAGGAGCAAATGACCTTGCCAACGCTATGGGGACCTCGGTTGGGACCGGCGCGTTATCAATAAGGCAGGTTATTATTATTGCCGCAATCTTCGAGTTTTTAGGGGCGGTCTTTTTCGGAAAAAGAGTAACTTCAACGATTGCCAAAGGAATCGTTCCCATCGATATGATCAGCGAGGTCCACCCGAACATCGTGGTGCTCGGGATGCTTGCCGCAATCCTCGCGGCAGGCTTCTGGATTACCCTTGCAACTTTCTATAACCTTCCTGTTTCTACCAGCCACTCTATTGTCGGCTCCGTACTAGGCTTCGGACTCATTGCAGCTTTCAACGGCACAATCGCTTTTTCGGACATCCACTGGCTCGTTCTTGTCAAAATCGTTGCCAGCTGGTTCATATCTCCAATTCTTGGAGCGATTCTTGCTTACCTGACTTTTTCTCTGGTCCGCAGTTTGTTCCTCCACAGAGCAGCAGACCTCCCTCTCGTTGAGAAAAAATTCATATCCTTACAGGTCGTAACTGCATGCTACATTGCATTTGCGCACGGGTCCAACGACGTGGCAAACGCCGTCGGTCCTCTCACAGCCGGGCTTAAGGTACTTGGGATGGCAGGAAATGAGGTCCCTATCTGGGTGCTTATCCTTGGTGGTATCGGGATGGTAGTCGGGCTTGCCACATGGGGCTACAAGGTCATCGAAACCATCGGGTCAAAAATTACGGAACTCACGCCGACCCGCGGTTTTTCCGCACAGTTTGCGACCGCCACAGTGGTTCTGCTCCACAGTTACAGTTCCCTTCCCATCTCCACTACCCACACCCTCGTGGGCTCCGTCATAGGAGTCGGACTGGCAGGCGGGATTGCAGCCGTAGACCTGGGCGTTATCTGGAAGATAATTTCTTCCTGGATAGCAACCGTCCCCATAGCAGCACTTACATCAGCGCTGATCTATGTGGGGCTTGAGGTGATCTGGTTATGAAAGATTACATTCGTTCCGTCCTCGACGTGGTCGTAGATTCTCCCTTTGTCCCCCTTGAAATACACGCCAAAAAAGGAGTTCTTGCAGTAGAGAAGCTGGCTGAAGCCATGGATGCCTACTGTGCCGGGGATACAAAACGCCTGGAAGAGCTAACCGCCGAAATTGACAAACTGGAACATGAAGCCGATATTATAAAACAAAAAATCCGGGCAAGTATCCCGTCCTCGGTGAAGCTTCCGGTTGACAAAAAAGACCTCCTGTCCTTCTTAAAACAGCAGGATTCCATTGCCGACTACGCCCAGACCTCAGCTTACTGGATGACCCTGAGACCCTGCAAAAACCTTCCCGATGAAGTAAAAGAGGGTTTTTTAGAACTGACAGCAGGCGCACTTAAAACTGCTGAGCTGTATAACGATGTCATCGATGAGCTGTACAAGCTGCTTGCCACCTCTTTCAGCAAGGAAGAGGTCAAGGAAACTCTGACCATTGTCCCGGAAGTAGAGAAACTTGAACATGAAGTGGATGTGCTGGAAACCGCCCTTTTAAAGAAGATATTCGAAAACGAAGATGTCATAGGAGGCCCGGGCGTCTGCCACCTTATAGGCCTCGTCGGAAGGATAGGCACAATTGCTGACAAGTCCGCCAACTCCGCCGACCGCCTGAGGACAATGATCCTCAAAAGGTAAAAACCTGAGGCATCCAGGCCTCAAATTACTTTTTTTGTATTCTCCGTAAATTATTCCGTGCCTTTATCCTCAGCCGATTTTCGCGACCATGCAAACCTTATAAGCTTAATTAACAGGATTCCACCTTTTCGGCAGAATCGGACTGTACCCCACCAAACTCCGAGGAATCCCTGAAACTGACGATTAAGGATGCTATAAGGACCAGAAGACATCCGGAAAGTGTTGTTGAGGATAAGGAAATTCCCAGGATCACAACATCGAAAAAGACCCCTGCAACCGGTTCGATCAGGGCAAGCAGGCTCCCGGTCTGGGATTCCAGGTTAGCGAAGCCGATGGTGGTAAGGATCCCTCCAAGCCCCACGGAAGCCATCCCGAACGACATAAGGGCTGGCATATTTTCCACAATAAGGGAAAGAGGGGACTCAAAAGCAAAAGGTATCATAAAAAGGCAGCTGATTGCAGTTCCCCAAAAGGCGATGGGAAACTCGGAGTATTCGGTTTTCAGGATCCGCACGTTCATGATGATAGCCGCAAGGATCATCCCCGCAAAAAGCCCTGAAGCAATCCCGATAAAGTGGCTGCCTGAAAGCTCAAACTCCGAAAACCCGCCCTCGGGCCTGATTACCAGGAAAACTCCCGTAACCGCAACGAAGAGGGCAGCGATGTTTTCCTTTCCAATTTTTTCCTTTAGCAAGAAGGGAGATGCAAGCATCACGTAAATGGGAGCCGTGTATTCAAGTAAAATGGCTATGGAAACACAGGTCTCTTTCACACAGATAAAGTAGAAAAACATGTTCACGACGACAAAAATGCCCTGCATGAGGAGGGACATCTTCTTTTTCCCGGGTTTAAGTTCCCTGACCCTGCCTGTTCCCAGGACGAAGAGCATGATAAGGAGCAGACCGAAGAATAACCTGTAAAATATAATGGAAGTTATGGGCATGTCCCGGATGTGCACCAGGAAAAGCCCGGTCATCCCGTAGAAGGTGCAGCCGAGAAGCACTGCCAGGTGAGGTCCTTTTTTCGCAAAAAACATATGGCAGGTAAAAAGGATTTATGCTTAAAAATATGCCGGATCACTTACATAATATTTTCATAAGTTTAGTATTAAAAAGGATCTGGTTTCAGGAAATGGACCGGAGTTCGAAAGAGAAAAACTTTAGTTAGAAAGAGAAATTTATTACGCGATCAGGGGATCAAAATGAAAACAAAGTGGATCAAGGACAACATATCTTTTAGTTATTGCGTGGAGGCAGACCTGATGAATATAGCATCAATGCTTTCAAAGGAAAGTGTGTGCAAATACATGTTTTTTGGGCCAAACAAAGAAGAGGATACAATGGCTTACTTTTCTCCGCTGGTCAGGTCAATAGAAGACTCTTTAAAGGAAGATAAAATACCGGATTGTCATGTTTTCACTATCA
This window encodes:
- a CDS encoding TIGR00153 family protein, giving the protein MKDYIRSVLDVVVDSPFVPLEIHAKKGVLAVEKLAEAMDAYCAGDTKRLEELTAEIDKLEHEADIIKQKIRASIPSSVKLPVDKKDLLSFLKQQDSIADYAQTSAYWMTLRPCKNLPDEVKEGFLELTAGALKTAELYNDVIDELYKLLATSFSKEEVKETLTIVPEVEKLEHEVDVLETALLKKIFENEDVIGGPGVCHLIGLVGRIGTIADKSANSADRLRTMILKR
- a CDS encoding SDR family oxidoreductase, which produces MRLEGQTAIVTGGGRGIGRAICLALAREGANVVIAARTWREIQVAERLVERVGSSSRALAIRTDVRDEADVLHLIEKTIEVFGRLDILVNNAGVAYRKFLADTSPEEYEEIMDTNVKGIFLCTKYALPHLLKRGNGRIINIASAEGKHGVPKLSVYGASKFAVIGLTEALAYEVGGGLQVYAVCPAGVDTEMYSSMFMVEPALKPNNVAKQVTELCLPGTEIPSGSTIEVCKSPVRLV
- a CDS encoding DMT family transporter produces the protein MFFAKKGPHLAVLLGCTFYGMTGLFLVHIRDMPITSIIFYRLFFGLLLIMLFVLGTGRVRELKPGKKKMSLLMQGIFVVVNMFFYFICVKETCVSIAILLEYTAPIYVMLASPFLLKEKIGKENIAALFVAVTGVFLVIRPEGGFSEFELSGSHFIGIASGLFAGMILAAIIMNVRILKTEYSEFPIAFWGTAISCLFMIPFAFESPLSLIVENMPALMSFGMASVGLGGILTTIGFANLESQTGSLLALIEPVAGVFFDVVILGISLSSTTLSGCLLVLIASLIVSFRDSSEFGGVQSDSAEKVESC
- a CDS encoding SDR family NAD(P)-dependent oxidoreductase, which encodes MMRLKGQTALITGGGRGIGRAVALELAKEGANIVVTARHESEIRETVRMVKQAGVKAMAVQADIRNEEDVWNLVSKTIEKCGRLDILVNNAGIAHRKAIEETSIEEYEEIMDTNVKGLFLCTKHAIPHISKSRNGKIINISSGAGQHGISELSVYSASKFAVNGFTEALASELSGRAMVYCVCPGAVDTEMYRSMFMDIPVLKPEHVAEKVLKLSLPESNVLSGSVIEVYAPPIPQL
- a CDS encoding ATP-grasp domain-containing protein gives rise to the protein MIILDHPYVSEFLMDTVAEMQVPVLKNEMSAGISTENAGKKFRLLEEAEFIESVKEQGICPLYSNSENSIDWIAENLAFTGLPEKIEFFKNKVRFRELLERIYPEFRFQAVDFDRLDELRVEEIKKPFIIKPAVGFFSLGVHKVSSDQEWASVLQSIKAEVEEIRDLYPVQVLNVGQFIIEECIEGEEFAVDAYYSGEGKPVILNIFKHIFSSESDVSDRVYFTSKEVIETYREAVEDLLKEIGKLADLRYFPLHIELRIGEDRRIQPIELNPMRFAGWCTTDIAHFAYGINTYRYFLEQLEPDWEKILEGREGKNYCLIVLDKPAGLDLKDVKAFDYEKLLSDFEKPLELRKVDYGKFGFFGFLFAENRAEKWGEIERILNSDLREYIRK
- a CDS encoding inorganic phosphate transporter — its product is MDLLVIALILAGLYMAWNIGANDLANAMGTSVGTGALSIRQVIIIAAIFEFLGAVFFGKRVTSTIAKGIVPIDMISEVHPNIVVLGMLAAILAAGFWITLATFYNLPVSTSHSIVGSVLGFGLIAAFNGTIAFSDIHWLVLVKIVASWFISPILGAILAYLTFSLVRSLFLHRAADLPLVEKKFISLQVVTACYIAFAHGSNDVANAVGPLTAGLKVLGMAGNEVPIWVLILGGIGMVVGLATWGYKVIETIGSKITELTPTRGFSAQFATATVVLLHSYSSLPISTTHTLVGSVIGVGLAGGIAAVDLGVIWKIISSWIATVPIAALTSALIYVGLEVIWL